CCTGGACGCTCTGGCGACCGCCTACGACCCCGTTGAGCCGGACGATGCGCGCATCGATTGGGCTCGCCACTGCCGGGCTACGTACGAACGTACGAGCGCCTACGAGAAGCCGTTCCCGGACGACGCCGGCGCCGTCAACCTCAGCGCCGCCATGGCGAGCCTCCGGCGGCACGCGCCGCCCGACACGGCCCTCGTCACCGACGCCGGTAACTTCTCGGCCTGGGTGCCCCGATACTTCCCGTTCGTCCAGTCCGGCACGCACTTCGGGCCGATCTCCGGCGCCATGGGGTACGCCGTGCCGGGTGCCGTCGGCATCGCCCTAGCGAACCCCGACCGCCGCGTCGTCGCCCTCGCCGGCGACGGAGGGTTCGCCATGACGATGAACGAGCTGGCCGTCGCCGGCGCACGCAAGTTGCCGATCATCTTCCTCGTGTTCGTCAACGAGATGTACGCAACCATCCGGATGCACCAGGAGAAGCACTTTCCCGGGCGACCCGTCGCCACCGACCTGCACAACCCCGATTTCGTCGCCATCGCCGAAGCGCACGGCATCAACGCCCGGCGCGCGACCAGCAACGCCCTCTTCGACGAGGCCATAGGCGCGGCGCTCACCGCGCGCGGCCCCGTGCTGATCGAAGTTCTGGAGGGAGAGGAGAAGTTGGCCGCTTGGCGCGCCGCAGTCGCGCTCGAAACCCGTGCGTGAGGCGCCGGCACCGCCGCGCCCCCGACGCACCCACGCCCCGACCCGAGAAGGAGCACGCGATGACCCACCGCACCCCCACGCCCCTCCGGCGCCACTGGATCCGCCCCCTGGCGGTCGCCCTGACGACTGCGCTGCTGGCTTTCGCGGCCGCGTTCGCGCAGGAAAGCCAGCCCCTCGACGAGATCTACGGCCCCGAACCCGAAGGCGCCCAGCAGGGCGGCGACGTCGTCGTTGGCATCGTCTACGAACCGCCCGCACTGGACCCCGTTCACCAGCAGGCTGACGCCACGACCGCCGTGACGGTCCTCATGTACCAGGGCCTCGCCTACACCGATTGGGATGGCACCATCCGCCCCATGTTGGCCACTTCGTGGAGCGCATCGGATGACGGCCTCACCTGGACGTTCAAGCTTCGCGAAGGCGTCACCTTCCACAATGGCGACGAGCTCACCGCTGCGGACGTTAAGTACAGCTACGACTACATCCGCAGCGAGGATTGTGGTTGTGCCGGGTCGGTCTACCTCAACGCCGTTGAGTCGATCGAGGTCGTGGACCCCTACACGGTCGCCTTCCACATGTCCAGCCGCAACAGCGCTATCCTCGCCGGCGTTGCCGACAAACTGACGGCCGTGTTCCCGGAGGGCTACTTCGACCAGGACGGCGCTCAGGCGCGTCTCAACCAGGCGAGCGTGGGCACCGGCCCGTTCATGCTCGAGGAGTTCCGACCGAACCAGTCCATCCGCCTGGTCCGTAACCCGAACTACTGGCAGCCCGGCGTGCCCTACCTGGACGCCATCACCTTCGTCAGCGTTCCCGACGGCAACTCGCTCCTCAATGGCCTCCGCACCGGCCAGGTCGATCTCGCTCAGCTCGCGCGTCCCCAGGACGTCGCCCAGATCGAAGGTGTGAACAGCCTCAGCCACCAGGAGCAGACCTCGTGGGTCCAGAAGTCCATCGACTTGCAGGCAGGTGCCGGTGCGACCGAGGACGTCGCCATCCGGCAGGCCATCTCGCTCGCCATCGACAAGCAGGAAATCCTCCAGGCCGCCGTGCAGGGTTACGGCCAGGTTATCGGCCTCGTTCCCGCCGGTATGCAGGAGCGTTGGGGCGCACGGCTTTCCGAGTTGCCGATGCAGGGCCCCGACCCCGAGCGCGCGCGGCAGATCCTCGCGGACGCCGGTTATCCCGACGGCGTCGACGTCCAGATCACGACCATCATCGGCTTCGACTGGATGACGCCCGCTGCCGAGACGCTCGTGTCGCAGCTGTCCGAGGCTGGCATCCGCG
The sequence above is a segment of the Trueperaceae bacterium genome. Coding sequences within it:
- a CDS encoding ABC transporter substrate-binding protein, whose translation is MTHRTPTPLRRHWIRPLAVALTTALLAFAAAFAQESQPLDEIYGPEPEGAQQGGDVVVGIVYEPPALDPVHQQADATTAVTVLMYQGLAYTDWDGTIRPMLATSWSASDDGLTWTFKLREGVTFHNGDELTAADVKYSYDYIRSEDCGCAGSVYLNAVESIEVVDPYTVAFHMSSRNSAILAGVADKLTAVFPEGYFDQDGAQARLNQASVGTGPFMLEEFRPNQSIRLVRNPNYWQPGVPYLDAITFVSVPDGNSLLNGLRTGQVDLAQLARPQDVAQIEGVNSLSHQEQTSWVQKSIDLQAGAGATEDVAIRQAISLAIDKQEILQAAVQGYGQVIGLVPAGMQERWGARLSELPMQGPDPERARQILADAGYPDGVDVQITTIIGFDWMTPAAETLVSQLSEAGIRATVQRQDLGVWIDNWGSRSFVEVTLNDWGTVPDPSLLFDAHFQARPVGNDFRNWNNAEATELLTQAKQATDYDERYAHYVEVQKMMAEDAITVPLFSSSIVAVQQDRVQNYVQHPSGWYFGLIRTWVE